One Plasmodium cynomolgi strain B DNA, chromosome 2, whole genome shotgun sequence genomic window carries:
- a CDS encoding ABC transporter (putative) — MNNYFNASNVRERFENEEELCSRYRIYFIQLKNRFKKCCRFSCFYKKVKHINIINRKILSGVNYSTDKDIRKVCFQTTVNCSNDGSSSAIHAKKGEKNNNKGDNVTEEQSNLIIKLENAFFGTKRHDRKYEKYILKNLNFSLENNTLAIVIGNVGSGDIQLIHGCLYVKNVLYNMPILYVPQNSWLSIGNIRSMILFGNEYNSWIYRYTVKQSELLNDISSFKNGDMRYVNDDHNLSKGQKVRISLARALYHHYMHLHKLSSNGEKKMRVDNSITNKNNRTDFSNDNEVKRSAICQGLFPFDEDHVQKCLRGKSDFSLYLLDDLFTSLDPAISKNIFYNLFCKEENKSFKDYCSFIVSMNESTLRNFFINDLFENIQYKVDIYELENYTLKYAGSVSDYVKSKNIKKDGAVSRTELSMDSTKLELGGEAEGHNEKHGEEGEEDEEEPQKCGSQVNGANEGGCFKRNNTRSAESDEGPTAGSKSFLENDYIINTVKNMNDCADQMTQERTCTTGVDNQRNAILSQTLQHRSSCANVYPAKDDEDESFFKGNIELTTYWWFLSKVGGVLILYIMIFMFISIFTDEIKFFILSMISIISRNDKEHSNEILQQQVKYLKLFVILPIISLIASFFCFMFIIYGTVISAAKVHTDVLKSILSVPMYVYYNSNLGNIINRFVTDIYSLDNGFLKRFYKFIFLFFRLLLSVILLFCMMKDAVIVFPFIVLLIYFLVLKNIPEGVKRLKEGT; from the exons atgaataactaTTTTAACGCATCAAATGTTCGAGAACGTttcgaaaatgaagaagaacttTGTTCAAGATACAGAATATATTTCATCCAGTTAAAAAATAGGTTCAAAAAATGTTGTAGGTTTTcctgtttttataaaaaagtgaaacacataaatattataaatcgAAAAATACTATCTGGTGTAAATTACAGTACAGATAAGGATATAAGGAAAGTGTGTTTCCAGACAACAGTTAATTGCTCCAATGACGGTAGTAGTAGTGCCATACAcgcgaaaaaaggagagaaaaataataacaaggGTGATAATGTAACAGAGGAGCAAAGCAAtttgataataaaattagaaaatgctttttttggCACAAAAAGGCATGATCGGAAGTATGAGAagtacattttgaagaaccTAAATTTTAGCTTAGAAAATAATACCTTAGCAATAGTTATTGGAAATGTTGGATCAG GAGACATTCAGTTGATCCACGGTTgtttatatgttaaaaatgtgttgtaTAATATGCCAATTTTGTACGTTCCCCAGAACAGTTGGTTGTCCATAGGAAATATAAGGTCCATGATTTTATTTGGAAATGAATACAATTCATGGATTTACCGCTACACTGTTAAACAGAGTGAGTTGTTAAATGATATAAGTTCCTTTAAAAATGGTGATATGCGGTACGTTAACGATGATCATAATTTAAGTAAAGGGCAGAAGGTTAGAATTTCCTTGGCGAGAGCTTTATATCATCACTACATGCATCTGCATAAATTGAGCTCTAacggtgagaaaaaaatgcgtgTAGATAACAGTATTACCAACAAAAACAATCGAACTGATTTTTCAAATGATAACGAAGTCAAAAGAAGTGCAATATGCCAGGGTCTTTTTCCCTTCGATGAGGACCATGTTCAAAAATGCCTAAGGGGGAAAAGCGATTTTTCCTTGTATTTATTGGACGATCTTTTCACATCTCTAGACCCAGCGATatctaaaaatatattttataatttattttgcaaagaggaaaataaaagcttCAAAGACTATTGCAGTTTTATTGTGTCTATGAATGAAAGCACTCTTCgcaacttttttattaatgacctttttgaaaatatccAGTACAAAGTAGATATTTACGAGTTAGAGAATTACACTTTAAAATATGCAGGAAGTGTGTCAGATTATgttaaaagcaaaaatataaaaaaagacggCGCCGTCAGTAGAACCGAGTTAAGCATGGACAGCACAAAATTGGAGTTGGGGGGTGAAGCAGAAGGACATAACGAAAAACATggtgaagaaggtgaagaagatgaagaagaacccCAGAAATGTGGAAGCCAAGTAAATGGGGCAAACGAGGGTGGTTGCTTCAAAAGAAATAACACCCGTTCGGCGGAATCTGACGAAGGTCCTACCGCAGGGAGTAAATCGTTTTTGGAAAATGATTATATCATTAACACGGTTAAAAACATGAATGATTGTGCTGACCAAATGACACAAGAACGAACTTGCACAACAGGAGTGGACAACCAAAGGAACGCAATTTTGTCTCAAACCTTGCAGCATAGAAGCAGCTGCGCAAATGTTTATCCTGCTAAGGATGATGAAGATGAATCGTTTTTCAAAGGAAACATAGAATTAACAACATACTGGTGGTTTTTGAGCAAAGTTGGAGGCGTTTTAATACTGTACATAATGATTTTCATGTTTATATCTATCTTTAcagatgaaataaaatttttcattttaagcATGATTAGTATAATTTCACGAAATGACAAAGAGCATTCGAATGAAATTCTGCAACAGCAAGTTaagtatttaaaattatttgtgaTATTGCCAATAATATCGTTAAtagcatcttttttttgtttcatgtTTATCATATATGGCACGGTAATTTCAGCAGCGAAAGTGCACACAGATGTGCTGAAGAGCATTTTGAGCGTGCCCATGTATGTCTACTACAACAGCAATTTGGGTAACATCATAAATAGGTTTGTTACGGATATTTATTCGTTAGACAATGGATTTTTAAAGagattttataaattcattttcctcttttttcgaCTTCTTTTGTCagtcattttgttattttgtatGATGAAAGATGCTGTtattgtttttcctttcattgTTTTGTTAATCTATTTTttggttttaaaaaatattccagagGGTGTAAAGAGGCTCAAAGAGGGTACCTAA